From Deltaproteobacteria bacterium, one genomic window encodes:
- a CDS encoding ParB N-terminal domain-containing protein produces the protein MDEIYHRLQIIPIADSLVHEGIVEKWVDQIASNVKDQGIMKNPVIVCRKNPYYIVLDGMHRFAALKKLGVRDILACMVDYFSPKIVLEGWDAFLFQPLDLPLLLKELFPEKSGYHYSRVENLAEAKKRVLSRKSLLAVGDTNGSVFALEKKNLDSNELVEELCVANDRIDRILSERDVKVVYTDNSLTLDNFSVSGAQSVVLRPQFTKEEVLARTLHKKIFPPKSTRHLIPERPLRVDLNLSLLMTDIDLKTKNKLLQDHLKWCYENNRVRFYPESVYIFAD, from the coding sequence AAAGTGGGTTGACCAGATCGCCTCGAATGTCAAGGATCAGGGGATCATGAAAAATCCCGTCATCGTCTGCAGAAAAAATCCATACTATATTGTGCTCGATGGAATGCACCGCTTCGCGGCTCTCAAAAAACTCGGCGTGCGTGATATTTTGGCCTGCATGGTAGATTATTTTTCCCCAAAAATTGTTTTGGAAGGATGGGATGCTTTTCTTTTTCAACCGCTCGATTTGCCTCTTTTGTTGAAAGAACTTTTCCCTGAAAAATCGGGTTATCATTATTCCCGTGTCGAAAATTTGGCAGAGGCCAAGAAACGTGTGTTGAGCCGCAAATCGTTGTTGGCCGTTGGTGACACGAATGGGTCCGTTTTTGCCTTGGAAAAGAAAAACCTCGACTCAAACGAGTTGGTGGAAGAACTTTGTGTTGCAAACGACCGGATCGACCGCATCTTAAGTGAGCGGGATGTGAAGGTGGTGTATACCGATAATTCTTTGACGCTGGATAATTTTTCCGTTTCGGGCGCCCAATCCGTGGTGTTGCGGCCTCAATTCACAAAGGAAGAGGTATTGGCGAGAACGCTTCACAAGAAAATTTTCCCGCCAAAAAGCACGCGCCATTTAATTCCGGAGCGTCCTCTAAGAGTTGATCTGAATCTGTCTCTGTTGATGACCGATATCGATTTGAAAACAAAAAACAAACTTCTGCAGGACCATCTGAAGTGGTGTTACGAAAACAACCGCGTCCGTTTCTACCCCGAATCCGTCTACATCTTTGCGGATTAA